The following DNA comes from Geobacter sp..
CTTGGGGTGGCAGTCGCGGCAGGTTTCCGGTGGGGTGAAGGGGGCTTTCGATTTGTTCCATTTTATCAGCGAGGGGTAGTAGGGGTAAAATTCCCGATCCAGATCGAATACCGCAGAGGTTGGTGCGGCACAAGCGGCAGTGGCGATGAGCAGGACGGCTACCATGAAAGGAAAGTGTCTCATGAAATGGCGCATAGGCGGTCCCTCCTTACGGAAATGTAATGTAAAAAATGTAATGATTTAGTAGCAGTTAGGCCCAATGCTGTCAAGATGTAATCCCGTAACGTCGAAATGATGATATGTCCGCATATCTGGAAGTCGGCATCCCCAATGAGCTATCTGTCCAGATTCTCATTGACTATCTCTATAAATCGTGACAGAATCTGCGCGCACATTATGCCGAGCAACGTGGTATCTCATCATAATCATTAGGAGGAAGAGCATGAGGAACAAGATGAGCAGAGCATGGATAGCGGCGATAGCCGGACTCGCCCTGATCGCACTCCAGGGGCTGTCCATGGCGGCCGGTGCCCCTGCGGCACCTGCGCCCAAGGCTACGACACAGGGTCCGAAACTGACCAACGATGACTGCGCCAAGTGCCATGCCAAGGCCCCGGCAGACATAGCCGCCAACGGTGCCAAGCACAAGACTGCCGTCGGTTGTCAGGACTGCCACAACGGCCATCCTCCCACAGTGAAGAAGATCATCCCGCTCTGCAGCCAGTGCCACGATGGGAAGCCGCACTACAAGCTTGCCGGCTGTAACGGTTGCCACAGCAATCCCCATACGCCGCTCATCATCAAGATGGGCCGCAATATCACGGACCCCTGCCTGACCTGCCACACGCAGCAGATCGCCAAGCTGCGCGAGCACAAAAGCAAGCACACGGCCCTTGCCTGTTCCTTCTGCCACGATACCCATGGCAAGATCCCCGAGTGCGTGCAGTGCCACAAGCCTCACTCCAAGGACATGACCCAGGCTGACTGCAAGAAGTGCCACCAGGCCCACATGCCGACGGTCGTTACCTATAGCAACCAGACCCCGTCGAAAGACTGCGCCGCTTGCCACAAGGCTGCCTTCGATCTGCTGCAGAAGAGCGCCTTCAAGCACAAGAACCTGAGCTGCGTTGCCTGCCATCAGGCCAAGCACAAGATGATTCCCCAGTGTCAGAGCTGCCACGGTACTCCGCACCCTGCCGGCATGCTGTCCAAGTTCCCCAAATGCGGTTACTGCCACAGCATCGCTCACGATTTGAACATCTTCAAGTCGCAGCCTGCCCCTGCTGGGTCGCCTGCTGCCGGTGCAAAGAAGCCTGCCAAGAAGTAACCCTGACAGACCATAGCAGTGCGAAAAGGGCCGCGGCGTTGATGCCGCGGCCCTTTTTTCGTTGTCAGCCCGCATGGAAGGGGAATCTTAGTCCTTCCGGATCAGGAAGTGATTCGGCTAAACATGGATAGCGGTGCATCGTCTGTGAGCTGGTTGCAGGATGGTCGCAGGCAGGCCAGAGCCTGGGGTATGATTGTGTTGCGGGTTGCGTCTCGCCCCGTGGCCTAGAACTGCCTGCGTAGTGAAAGGTGCAGCGCCACGTCGGGGGCGGTATCGACGGCAATATCCTCGGAAACCGCTATATCCAGGAGCAGGGCGCCGGGAAGGCGGATAGTCCCGCCGCTGTGGAGCTGCAGGGTATTTGCGGTCAGTTCCTTCAGGTCGCTCCCCTGGTATAGGGGGGTATGACCGGAGAGTTGCATAAGGAAAGCGATCCAATTGCTGGGTGCCCAGCCGACGCCCAGGGTGCCGAAGCCGGCAACAGAGCGCTGCTGGTCCGGGAGGACGTCTCCATGTGTCATGGCCATGCCGCCGACACTGCCGAACAGGGTCAGGTGGCCGATGGAGAGGCCATAGTCGTCGCTGGCAGTGAGCCAGAGTGCGGCATCGGTGCTGCCGCTGCCATGGAGCTCACTGCTCCGGCCCGTCGGGAGCTTCAGGCTGGCACGCAGTGCCGCGAGACGCGGGTGTGGTTTCCCGTCGTCGTAGAGCTGATACCCACCGGTGAAGCGGATATCGCCAAGGCCGAATCCCGAATCGCCGACCCTGATTTTCTCAGCGCCATCACGTTCATACTGGTAGAGAAGGCGGTTGCGGGGGGCATCGGGACGGCCGCCGTCAGGAAGCCCGAAGAAATCGTGCCATCCTTCGATGAAGCGGTCAAAGACGCCACCCCCCTGGCCAACGAACGGGATTTCGATGCCCGCTTCCATGTCCCGGCCGAATCCGTAACGGAACGCCAGAGAGA
Coding sequences within:
- a CDS encoding cytochrome C, which produces MSRAWIAAIAGLALIALQGLSMAAGAPAAPAPKATTQGPKLTNDDCAKCHAKAPADIAANGAKHKTAVGCQDCHNGHPPTVKKIIPLCSQCHDGKPHYKLAGCNGCHSNPHTPLIIKMGRNITDPCLTCHTQQIAKLREHKSKHTALACSFCHDTHGKIPECVQCHKPHSKDMTQADCKKCHQAHMPTVVTYSNQTPSKDCAACHKAAFDLLQKSAFKHKNLSCVACHQAKHKMIPQCQSCHGTPHPAGMLSKFPKCGYCHSIAHDLNIFKSQPAPAGSPAAGAKKPAKK
- a CDS encoding DUF3187 family protein, producing the protein MKQTLIVCMLALSLLLSAKSASAAEPLVITPFQTSNQSPLIQAYGVPAPGSADVMAPQKSEARLSLDIANNFATGANSRESLTLDGESYRLSLAFRYGFGRDMEAGIEIPFVGQGGGVFDRFIEGWHDFFGLPDGGRPDAPRNRLLYQYERDGAEKIRVGDSGFGLGDIRFTGGYQLYDDGKPHPRLAALRASLKLPTGRSSELHGSGSTDAALWLTASDDYGLSIGHLTLFGSVGGMAMTHGDVLPDQQRSVAGFGTLGVGWAPSNWIAFLMQLSGHTPLYQGSDLKELTANTLQLHSGGTIRLPGALLLDIAVSEDIAVDTAPDVALHLSLRRQF